The Paenibacillus sp. 481 DNA window ACGTCCCTGCACCGCCAAAAAAAACGATGGCAGCGCTTTGCTCTAACACATGTGCCAATTCCGTGGCATGCTCGTCCAGCTTGCTTAGATCGATGTCCTGAAGAAACTCACTCATCACCTAACCTCCTAAATCCGTTTCCTTTGCTACATGATGCTTCTAAGTATAACGTACCTGTTTGTACAGTAAAAGTCAGCCTCTCCTAGCCATTGATATAGAGGGCGTACGTGAGCTATGTATTCTTTTTCAAAAAAGCGACCTTCCTCAAGGCACACTGTGGCCATCATTACTCTAGAGCAGGCTATGAATATTCGATTTCAAATGGCCTTGCAAGGAAGGTCGCGCCTTATACTTTATACTACTCCTCCATTTCCTCTATATTAACGGTAGCTGAGGCACTCAAGCGTGATGCAATCACCGTTCCATCGGCTTGGAGGAAACCGAACTCTGCTGTTACCACGTTCGTGACCGAACCTCGCGCTTGCTTAATGCGCGCCTTATACGCAACACGCGCCTCGCCTCCCGGTGGAATTTGAGGCAGCGGAATGCTCGTTAACGACTGATTCGGAACGACAACACCATTTAACGTCAATGTGCCAGGAATAAATTGAAGCCCTGCCGGTAAGCGATCATTGAGCACTGCTTGCACGATCGTCGTGGATCCGGTATTTCGCAGCGTAATGATGTATCCCACCAGCATGCCCGTGTGGACGAGCCCTGTATTGACCATTTTGGATAAAATCGCCTCATTGCGTCTTGTGAACGCAACTGTCACCGCATTTGACGCAACGGTCTGCGTAATCAGTTCACCTGTCAATGATACAGACTGGAATTGAACTTGCGCCTGATTAACAAAGCTGGAACTTACCGGTTGCTGCACAACCCGTACTTGGAACGTCACCGTAACACTCGCGCTAGGCAGCAGCGTCCCGAGCGGGATACCCGTTAGGGGGGACGCACCGCTAATCAAACCACCTTGCACAGTAACACTACCCGCTACAAACTCTGTACCGCTCGGTGGTTGGTCGACGATGACGGTGTTAATCGTTTCTACATTGCCTTGATTCGTGACTACGATGCTGTACGTAATCACGTCTTGCAAAGCTGCACTTTGCGTGTTTGCGCTTTTTTGAACGACAATATTAGCCGTTGGTACTGAAATAACAGGCGTGATGACGGTGTTGGATGGGGTTTCTATATTAGCTACCCGTCCAGTCTGCGTCGTAACGAGAGCTGATAATACAGCCGTATTCGTAAGTTCAGGCGGTGACGGCAATGATACAACTTGTATCTGATACGTAATCGTGGCCTCTTGGCCTGGAGAAAGCGAACCTAGTGAAATACCTGTTGACGGACTCACGTTCGGCTGCGTCACACCATTCACCGTAACCGATCCAGCAACAAACGCTTCTTCTGGATTTAAGGCATCACGTATCGTTATATTTGTGGCTGTCAAGCTGCCTGAATTTCTTACATTAAGCGTATACGTAATGATGCTGCCCACTTGCGCTTCAGTCACGTTCGCCTGCTTCCGAATCGTAATCCCACTCGAAGCCACTGGGGTGATGATCGTATTTGAGTCGATCGTACTCGGTATTTGCGTGCCGCTTGGTGTAATAATCGTGAAGCTTGCTGTGGCCGTGTTCGCAATTTGATCCGTATCCGGCAGCCCTGTCACTTCCAATACGTACGTTACGGTTACGGACGCCCCCGAAGCCAACGTACCGAGCGAAATGCCTGTAGTGGGGTCTGCATTTGGCGCAGCGATACCATTTATTACAACTGTCCCCGCTACAAAGCGAGTTCCGTTCGGAATGGAGTCCGTCAATACGGTATTCGCTGCTGTATTGCTGCCATTATTGGCTACGACGACCGTGTACTGTAACGTTTCGTCTACAAGCACATCCTGCTTATTTGCCGATTTGGTGACACGTATTCCTGAATCGATTACCGGAATACGAACGACGTTCGATGCCACGCGCACATCTGGTACGACCTCGCCTGATGGCGGAATAAAGGTAAATATTAAATTTGCGATATTAACCAGCTCAGGAGGCTCCGGCAAAGCGGTAACTTCTACTTGGAACGTTATCGTCACGGATTGGGTCGGTGCTAAGTTGCCAAGCGGAATGCCTGTATCAGGCCGGATCCCCGGCCTAATGCTCCCGTTCACCGTTACACTATTCGCAACGAATCTTGTGCTATCTGGAAGCGGATCAACTAAGGCAACCGCCGTTGCGAGTACATTCGCCGTATTGTCCACCACAATGGTGTATGTGACCGTTTCACCGATGAACGCTAAACTGGCATCAGCAGATTTGACAAGGATGACACCTGTGTTCACTACGGGAATGACGACCGTATTGGAGTTCGTCGTTTCCGGACCGACACCTTCGCGAATGTAATTGGCAGTAGCCATATTCATCAATTCAGGCGGTATCGGGGTACTTTCAACCAGTACCTTATACATAATAGTGACCGATGTTCCAGACACAATCGTTCCTATACTTACGCCCTCAACCGGATCAGCCCCGGGTACGGAAGTTCCATTAACCGTGACACTGTCCGGTACAAGACGCGATCCATCAGGAAGCGGATCAACGACAACTGTGCTAGTAAGCGTATTAACACTTGCATTTTCCACAATAACGGTATATGTCAGTGTTTCGCCTACGAATGCTGTCGTGCGATCCGCACTTTTTGTGACCGTTACGTCGAATTCAATAGGGCTGTTTACCGGAATAATAACGACGTTAGAATGAATCGTATCGGTAACGACATTGCCGCCAGGAGACACGAAATCAAACGTCGCTTGGGCCCGATTCACAATTTCTTTTGGATTAGGAACCGATACGACCGTGAGCTGATACGTCACCGTAATCGAATCTAACGGTACAATCGTTGCTAACGGTATACCTGTGGCTGGATTGGCGCCAGGCTGCGGTATGCCATTAATCGTCACACTGTTGGGCACAAACGCCGCCCCGGCTGGTAATGCGTCTATCAACACGCTGTTCGTCGCGGTTAACTGACTCCCATTATTAATGACAAGCGTGTACGTGATTACATCTCCCACATTTACGAGCGCAGGTGTGCCCGACTTCGTAATCGTCAAATCAATCGCAAAGACAGGTATGACGACCGCGTTGGAATCCATCGAACCTTGTACGATACGTCCAGACGGCAATTGGAAATCAAAGTTAGCCGTCGCACGGTTAAACAATTCAGCGGGTGTCGGCAGCGCATCAACTTCCACCGTATACATAATCGTAATCACCTGTCCTGGTGATAACGAACCCAGAAAAATACCGTCCTGCGGATTTTCACCTGGCTGCCCCACACCGTTAATAACGACACTATCGTCTACAAATCGAGACGCTGCTGGCAAGGCGTCCGCCAATACGGCATCCGCAATAATCGTATTCCCTGTATTCGTCACGACTACGGTGTAAACAACCTCTTCACCTACAAATGCTTCCGTCACATTCGCAGACTTTGCAACATCAATTCCCGGCATAAATACAGGAATGACCACAAAATTGGAATCATTGTTGGTCGGTACTTCACGGCCATCAGGCGTGAGTAAAAACCCTGTCGTCTGTGCGACGTTAGTCAACGTTCCGCTAGCAGGTAAACCGTCTACCACAACGGAGTATACGACGGTGACCGACTGTCCAGCAGCTATTCTGCCTAGCGAGACACCCGCTTGAACTTCCGCCCCAAATTGCTGCACACCGTTAATAAACACACTATCTTGCAGCTGGCGCGTGCCATCAGGCAGAGCGTCTGTCAATACGACTCGATCGACTGGAATCGAGCCTTGATTCGTATATACGACGGTATACGTAATGGTTTCACCTACAATGGCATCTACCGAATCCGTCGACTTCGTCACCTGAATACCACTCGTTCCAACTGGCACGTTCACCGTGTCAGACTCGGCAGACCCCGGAACAGGAACTCCGCCGACAATAAATTGGAACTGCGCCCGCGCCATATTCATAATCGCCTGCGAAGGCGGGATCCCCATAACCTCCAACGTGTACGTTACAATACGTGTCACACCTGCGGGAACCGTACCGACGTTGAAGCCATTTGCCAGATTCGCACCTGGCTGTGGTACGCCGTCCAACGTCACACTATTGGGAATAAAGGTTGCGCCATCAGGTAGCGGATCAGTCAATATGACGTTAACCGCATCTGCCGTACCCGTATTAATAATCCGAATCGTATAATTAATAGGTTCACCTACGAAGGCAAAGCTCATATCTGCTTCTTTGACAAGGTCAACACCTGTTTGCAAAATGGGAATAACGACTTCATTAGAACTATTTTGCCTAGGCGTCATACCTACCGTAAATTGAACAAATCCACGATTTATAATCGCTTCCGGACTTGGCAGAAACGCGACTCGAACCTGAAACGTGACCGTAGCTGTGCCGCCTGGCGGTAGCGTACCAATAATAATGCCACTGACCGGGTCAGCCCCCGGCCGATTCACCCCGTTTACGAACACACTGTTCGTTACAAAGACGGTTCCATTTGGAATGTTGTCTGTTACCGAAACATTTGTCACGGTCGCATTTCCACTACTTGTGAGCTGAAGTGTATACGTGACCGTGTCACCGATTACCGTCGTTGTTCGATCTGCCGACTTTTGAATCGTAACGTTACCCTCAACAACTTGCGTCGTGACCGTGTTAGATAGCACGGAGAACGGCAATAGCGGCTCCCCAGGCAGTAGCCTTGCCTCAAAACGAACGACCGCGTTATCAACAAAGCTGCCCCCACTTGGCAGCGCCAAGGCTTCAACCATATACGATACTTGCACACTTGCACCTGGACTGAGATTACTTAGATTGAATCCTGTCAGCGGATTCAAAGCTGGATTCGATACCCCATTAATTCTGACCGAGCCTGGCACAAAATTAATTTGTGGTGGCTCACTCGCATTATCTTGAAATATAATATTTTCTGCCGTTAACGTTCCCGTATTCGTTACAACAAAGCTAAATGTCAACGTCTCTCCGACCGCGATGGTCGGTCGATCACCTGACTTCGTCACTGCTAAAGTTGGCGCGATCGCATCAATTTGCAAACCAAGCCCGTTAACAACGTAAATGTCTCCTTGTGACGTAGCCTGAATAATAGCAGCCGACTGATTGTTAACGAGGAAACTAGAAACATCCACGTTCGTAATGTCCCAACCTTGACGGCACGCAAACGTATTGAAGCCGGGCTCACCATTTACCGCATTCCGGTCCCCGAATGTACCCGTTGTATTCAGCTGTCCGTTGTCCCCATTAATTTGTGAAGCAAAAAAGTTGTTCGGAAAATTGTTCGGTCCAGAAACGACAGACAGGGTATTCATGTTAGGCCCGAATAGCAGCTGATCCCCTGTTAAGTCCGCATCCCCTTCCTGTGCGCTCGCCAGCAGACGCCCCGTGATCGGGCCTACAAGCGGGGTCACAAACCCTGTAATTGGGGCTATGGATATGACGTTTGAAGCAACGATTTCCGAGCCGACAAACAAAGTCAAATTGCGAAACGGCAGCGCCGGATTCGTATAAGCAACTTGCAGCGTCCACCCCGCATGATTGGTGGAACTGCCCGTAACAATCGTACCGACAACAGACCCGCACGTATACGTCCCTGCACCGTCATGCGCAACTAAACTTGTTACATTTGCCGAACGAACGTAAATGGTTCTGTCAAAGTCAACAATAGTATTCGGATCAGGCGGTACGCTGACGGTCATGCCTGAAGGAGTTGTAAACTGCACCGGATCGTTTATGCGTGCCGACAAGTCGATAGTTGGGGTAGCAAACTGTCCCGCCCAAATGAGCTCTGCATATACAACTGAGCTGCCTAAAGGAAGTTGTAGGATTGCACTAGAGCTATTTAACGTGTAATCGCCGGTTGTGCCATTCGGATACGTACCAAACACCGAGTTCGTATTAATCGTTGTAAAGCCATTAATCGTAGTAAAATCGCCTGCTACGCCTATCGTACCTGTTCCTGACAAGCCTAATGTATTCCCCGTAAACGTAAGCGCTCCCCGAAGAGTTGTATTAAAACGTAAAATATAAGGCATCTTGTCCCCCCTTCTCACCACTATGAGCTGAATCACTCGTTATACGACTTTATGTGCGAGTGCTTGAACACTATGTCTAATCCCTACACCATCAAGCACCCACATGCAAAAAAAACCCTAGACGGCATTCGATCTAATGACCGGTTGCCGTCTAGAGCCTACGTTCTCGGGTCTGACAAACACATCAAGCATATGTGTGGCCGCCATTATTGGGGCCGTATCTTAGTTGTGGGGCAACTTGTCCGCCTTGCAGCGACAGGTGTAACATATATCAAATTTATCAAAAATAGTATGCACAACTACGGTGACGACGTGCAACATGCTTATCCACGCTCGAACTTAATGCTCCTTCCCAGTCCCAGTCCCTCCAGTCCCAGGACCTAAGGGAACTATTTCACCTCGAGCATCGCTCTCAGAAATCTGTTGAACAACAGGCTTAGAATCTACATCACGAACTGGTGATTGATCCACCGTTATAACTTCGCTAAATGCGGATACCGGATTCAACACAGAAAAAGATAACGCCAAAGTCAACAGCAAAAAGGACAACTTGCGTTTCATATTTACACCTCCTCACAAGCAATAGCCTCACCCCCTAAAAACGTTGCCAGTCAAAAATAAGCGCTGCCGCAATACGCTTTGCATCTGGGACGCTCAACTTATACCTGCCCGTTTCTATAGTAGAGTAGGAACAACGCTCTTTAGAGACTATTTATGCAACCTCCGTTTGTGTACTTTCCTCATGACAAGGCATCAAACATTTACTTCGATCATTTACGTGTTCAAATCAAAGAGAGTCACTTGCTGTGTGGATGAGCTATTTTTAGCGCGATTATGGATGTTGACGTGCTGTAGATTAGGAGAGGGATTATCAACGAAAGGATATCAAAATACAGATGAAAGAGTAACCGGGAGAGCGGACGACACTCCTGTCTACCCTCCCTTCCTTACAAAGCAGCGATAAGCACGCCCGTCGTCGCGACCACGAAGGCAATCTCGCCTAAGCCTACTTGCCTAACCGTCACTTTCATATTCGGCATCCATACCGCACGCAAAAACAGCACTCCGTAAGGTACAGCTACCCAAGGTGAAATCATTAGTCCAGCAGCGATAGCCGCGATCAAATGCACGCTTAATGAAGCAGCGTAATAGGTGGGGCTGCCTTTTTCCCGAATCATCGTCTTGACGTATAGAACGGCTCCGACAAAATAAAGCATGCACACCGCAAAGGCGCGCCACGCCAAGCCCCAATCCGTTCCACCTCCCACTTCAAAGGCAATAATAAGCATCCAGCAAAATTGGGCTACCGCAATGATGTCATTGCCGAGATGACGCTCTTCCTTACGCTTCGCGTACCACATGTTCACGCGAAATAGCGGCAGCATAACCGCTCCCATCCACCATACGTCCGGACGTAAAAATAGTAGGATAGCTGCAAATAGGACAAAGGCACGTCCGTATATGAGACACGGCTGTTTATACACCCACTCTTTGCCTGTCTTTACCCATTGCAAGACCGCAAAGGATGTACAATAAGCAGCAAACCAAGCTAGTGCCAACCACAGATGCGTCCAATTAGGCTTGGCTGCAAACATACCGATAAGGAAAGGAACGATAAGCATCGCCCACGCTCCGTGTTGATTCGGAAAACTGGCACGCAGCATCCGCATATAGCGATCAACATCAGAGTTGCAAATTGTATAACGAGACAGCATAGACAACGAAGCTCCTTCTTCTCTATTATTTCTTATGTCTCTCGTATTTCTATATCGATATCGTACCACACATTTCCAAGCTCGGATGCATCTGCACACAATAAAAAGGGGGCCCGCAGTCAGTGACGTATGACTGTGGGCCCCCCTTTATTCTAGTGGTTGCCATAGGCGCTATTTCTACAGATGAGAACCCATTTGGATTGTAACGGTTCTGGTAGCGCTTATTGCCATGAAAATGACTAAATAAATACGTCAAATCGTGAAATAAGCGCTCTGATATCCGTTAAAAATTGAAACTGTGTAAATCTGGCCACATAGCTTCTGTGGCATCCGTTAACCCTTGAACCTCGTTATCCTGTAACAAGCTTGCGTTGGAACTTGGCAATCGCCTTATATTCATCCTTTAACTGACGCGAGACCGAAATATAAATCGGCAGCAACTCATCGTATATGCGTGAATGCTCTGCGATTGGCTTATGGTGATGAGAAGCCCCCACCATATCCGCCACGATTTCCAAGCGATCCGTCTTACCGATCGCATACAGGCCAAGCACGACCGCACCTAGACAAGAACTCTCGTAGCTTTCTGGAATGGCGACTTCTTGATTGAAAATGTCGGCCATCATTTGGCGCCATAACGCCGAACGTGCGAACCCGCCAGTCGCGTGAATTTTGCTCGGCTGCCCAATCTGCTCCTGCATCGCTAGCAATACCGTGTACAGGTTGAAAATAACCCCTTCAAGCACCGCACGAATCATATGCTCTTTACGATGGTGCATCGTCAAACCGAAGAAAGACCCTCGCGCATCCGCAGTCCATAGCGGTGCGCGTTCACCTGTCATATACGGATGGAACAACAATCCGTCTGAGCCCGGACTTACTCGCTCCGCGATTTGCGTTAACACATCGTACGGGTCCATGCCGAGCCGCTTCGCGGTTTCAACTTCCGAAGCAGCAAGCTCATCCCGTACCCAACGGAACAGCATGCCCCCATTGTTGACCGGGCCGCCGATGACCCAATGTTTATCCGTCAACGCATAACAAAAGATTCGGCCCTTCGGGTCAGTTACCGGACGATCCACGACCGTCCGAATCGCCCCGCTTGTCCCAATTGTGCACGCGACCACACCGGGTTCAATCGCGTTAACACCCAGATTCGACAGCACGCCATCGCTGGCGCCCACGATAAACGGTGTGCTCGGTGCAAGCGCCATCGCACGCGCATATTCCGCGACCAAGCCGTGCATTTGATGCGTAGTCGGAACGATCGTGGAAAGCTGATTTCGCGTAATGCCCGCGATTTGCAACGCCTCTTCGTCCCAATCGAGCGATTTCAAATTGAGCAGTCCAGTCGCCGATGCGATCGAGTAGTCCACCACATACTCGTTAAAGAGCTTGGTGAATACATACTCCTTAATCGAAATAAATTTGGCTGCTTGCTGGAAAGTCTGAGCATCTTCCTCGCGCATCCACATTAATTTCGTCAGCGGTGACATCGGATGAATCGGTGTCCCCGTTCGCAAGTACAGCTCGTGTCCGTTCATGTCCCGACTCAATCGCTCGGCCTGTTCACTGCTGCGATTATCCGCCCACGTCATACATGGCGTAAGCGGTTTGCCTGCGGCATCAACCGCAATGACACTGTGCATCGCCGAACTGAACGAAACGAACATGATGTCATCAGGACGAACTCCACTGTGATCCATGGCTTGCTTGACCGATTGGATAACCGCATGAAAGATCTGCTCAGGATCTTGCTCCGCAATGGTCGAACTCGGTGTGTATAATGGATACTCCACATTACCTTTAGCAACAATCGTCCCATTCTGTTCGAACAGAACTGCTTTAGTACTCGTCGTTCCAATATCGACACCGATCATGTACGTTAACCTGCTCATAACTAAACCTTCTTTCTGGATTATCTACGACTCCTATACAAACGTACTGAGGAGAAGAATGAAAGCCAATGCGACGACCGACAACAGCGTTTCCATCACCGTCCACGACTTCAACGTTTGTGACACGGACATGTTAAAAAACTCTTTAACCATCCAGAACCCTGCGTCATTCACGTGTGACAAGACGATAGAACCTGCACCAGTTGCCAAGACGACGAGCTCCACATTCGCTCCCGGATTCAATGCCAGCACAGGTGCCACAATGCCTGCTGCTGTCGTCATCGCGACAGTCGCAGATCCCGTTGCTACGCGAATCAAGGCTGCCACAAACCATGCAAACAAAATCAAGTTTACATCTGCTTGCGTCGCAATCTCCGCAATTGCACCACCAACACCGCTCGTAATTAAGACTTGTTTGAACGCACCGCCGCCACCAATAATCAAAATAATCGTTGCCGTTGGCGCCAAGCATTCACTCGAGAAGCGAGAAATATCTTCCTTCGTAAAGCCTCTTGCAAACCCAAGGGAGAAAAATGAGAAAATAACTGCAATTAACAACGCAATAATTTCGTGACCTATAAACTCAAAAAATACAGTTAAGCTGCTTAGCCCTTCTGGATCCACAATGATCGCTGCCGAGCCGCTCAACATTAGAATAACAG harbors:
- a CDS encoding YwiC-like family protein, coding for MLSRYTICNSDVDRYMRMLRASFPNQHGAWAMLIVPFLIGMFAAKPNWTHLWLALAWFAAYCTSFAVLQWVKTGKEWVYKQPCLIYGRAFVLFAAILLFLRPDVWWMGAVMLPLFRVNMWYAKRKEERHLGNDIIAVAQFCWMLIIAFEVGGGTDWGLAWRAFAVCMLYFVGAVLYVKTMIREKGSPTYYAASLSVHLIAAIAAGLMISPWVAVPYGVLFLRAVWMPNMKVTVRQVGLGEIAFVVATTGVLIAAL
- the gntK gene encoding gluconokinase, which codes for MSRLTYMIGVDIGTTSTKAVLFEQNGTIVAKGNVEYPLYTPSSTIAEQDPEQIFHAVIQSVKQAMDHSGVRPDDIMFVSFSSAMHSVIAVDAAGKPLTPCMTWADNRSSEQAERLSRDMNGHELYLRTGTPIHPMSPLTKLMWMREEDAQTFQQAAKFISIKEYVFTKLFNEYVVDYSIASATGLLNLKSLDWDEEALQIAGITRNQLSTIVPTTHQMHGLVAEYARAMALAPSTPFIVGASDGVLSNLGVNAIEPGVVACTIGTSGAIRTVVDRPVTDPKGRIFCYALTDKHWVIGGPVNNGGMLFRWVRDELAASEVETAKRLGMDPYDVLTQIAERVSPGSDGLLFHPYMTGERAPLWTADARGSFFGLTMHHRKEHMIRAVLEGVIFNLYTVLLAMQEQIGQPSKIHATGGFARSALWRQMMADIFNQEVAIPESYESSCLGAVVLGLYAIGKTDRLEIVADMVGASHHHKPIAEHSRIYDELLPIYISVSRQLKDEYKAIAKFQRKLVTG
- a CDS encoding DUF7507 domain-containing protein, which translates into the protein MPYILRFNTTLRGALTFTGNTLGLSGTGTIGVAGDFTTINGFTTINTNSVFGTYPNGTTGDYTLNSSSAILQLPLGSSVVYAELIWAGQFATPTIDLSARINDPVQFTTPSGMTVSVPPDPNTIVDFDRTIYVRSANVTSLVAHDGAGTYTCGSVVGTIVTGSSTNHAGWTLQVAYTNPALPFRNLTLFVGSEIVASNVISIAPITGFVTPLVGPITGRLLASAQEGDADLTGDQLLFGPNMNTLSVVSGPNNFPNNFFASQINGDNGQLNTTGTFGDRNAVNGEPGFNTFACRQGWDITNVDVSSFLVNNQSAAIIQATSQGDIYVVNGLGLQIDAIAPTLAVTKSGDRPTIAVGETLTFSFVVTNTGTLTAENIIFQDNASEPPQINFVPGSVRINGVSNPALNPLTGFNLSNLSPGASVQVSYMVEALALPSGGSFVDNAVVRFEARLLPGEPLLPFSVLSNTVTTQVVEGNVTIQKSADRTTTVIGDTVTYTLQLTSSGNATVTNVSVTDNIPNGTVFVTNSVFVNGVNRPGADPVSGIIIGTLPPGGTATVTFQVRVAFLPSPEAIINRGFVQFTVGMTPRQNSSNEVVIPILQTGVDLVKEADMSFAFVGEPINYTIRIINTGTADAVNVILTDPLPDGATFIPNSVTLDGVPQPGANLANGFNVGTVPAGVTRIVTYTLEVMGIPPSQAIMNMARAQFQFIVGGVPVPGSAESDTVNVPVGTSGIQVTKSTDSVDAIVGETITYTVVYTNQGSIPVDRVVLTDALPDGTRQLQDSVFINGVQQFGAEVQAGVSLGRIAAGQSVTVVYSVVVDGLPASGTLTNVAQTTGFLLTPDGREVPTNNDSNFVVIPVFMPGIDVAKSANVTEAFVGEEVVYTVVVTNTGNTIIADAVLADALPAASRFVDDSVVINGVGQPGENPQDGIFLGSLSPGQVITIMYTVEVDALPTPAELFNRATANFDFQLPSGRIVQGSMDSNAVVIPVFAIDLTITKSGTPALVNVGDVITYTLVINNGSQLTATNSVLIDALPAGAAFVPNSVTINGIPQPGANPATGIPLATIVPLDSITVTYQLTVVSVPNPKEIVNRAQATFDFVSPGGNVVTDTIHSNVVIIPVNSPIEFDVTVTKSADRTTAFVGETLTYTVIVENASVNTLTSTVVVDPLPDGSRLVPDSVTVNGTSVPGADPVEGVSIGTIVSGTSVTIMYKVLVESTPIPPELMNMATANYIREGVGPETTNSNTVVIPVVNTGVILVKSADASLAFIGETVTYTIVVDNTANVLATAVALVDPLPDSTRFVANSVTVNGSIRPGIRPDTGIPLGNLAPTQSVTITFQVEVTALPEPPELVNIANLIFTFIPPSGEVVPDVRVASNVVRIPVIDSGIRVTKSANKQDVLVDETLQYTVVVANNGSNTAANTVLTDSIPNGTRFVAGTVVINGIAAPNADPTTGISLGTLASGASVTVTYVLEVTGLPDTDQIANTATASFTIITPSGTQIPSTIDSNTIITPVASSGITIRKQANVTEAQVGSIITYTLNVRNSGSLTATNITIRDALNPEEAFVAGSVTVNGVTQPNVSPSTGISLGSLSPGQEATITYQIQVVSLPSPPELTNTAVLSALVTTQTGRVANIETPSNTVITPVISVPTANIVVQKSANTQSAALQDVITYSIVVTNQGNVETINTVIVDQPPSGTEFVAGSVTVQGGLISGASPLTGIPLGTLLPSASVTVTFQVRVVQQPVSSSFVNQAQVQFQSVSLTGELITQTVASNAVTVAFTRRNEAILSKMVNTGLVHTGMLVGYIITLRNTGSTTIVQAVLNDRLPAGLQFIPGTLTLNGVVVPNQSLTSIPLPQIPPGGEARVAYKARIKQARGSVTNVVTAEFGFLQADGTVIASRLSASATVNIEEMEE